The following proteins are encoded in a genomic region of Microbacterium sp. NC79:
- a CDS encoding endonuclease/exonuclease/phosphatase family protein encodes MRVISYNLRKHRAVDELHELVTARGVDVLCLQECDTTDIPDHIAGLTLADATRLNRLGLAVYARDSAYRVGETVSLALKKSLHDRVLRPAHERVLGVRLHDIDDNRDFIVASFHAAPLTALNSLRRQQIHVALAELAALGPGLPMLMVGDYNYPVFKENLSQRMREAGYELAMSDSRTYTRYRFFKGYYDFATSVGFQIDDIKTLPQGSSDHLPIQIDARLPERASLPAIV; translated from the coding sequence ATGAGAGTCATTTCGTACAACCTGCGAAAGCATCGCGCTGTTGACGAGCTGCATGAGCTCGTGACCGCGCGAGGCGTTGACGTGTTGTGTCTGCAGGAATGCGACACCACGGATATTCCTGATCACATCGCGGGACTCACGCTTGCGGATGCCACCCGACTCAACAGACTTGGCCTCGCCGTCTACGCCAGGGACAGTGCGTACCGCGTGGGAGAGACGGTCTCACTTGCGCTGAAGAAGTCACTGCACGATCGCGTGCTTCGCCCGGCCCATGAACGCGTGCTCGGGGTTCGCCTGCACGATATTGACGACAACCGCGACTTCATTGTCGCTTCCTTCCATGCCGCACCCTTGACCGCGCTGAACTCCCTCCGTCGTCAGCAGATTCATGTCGCTCTTGCGGAGCTCGCGGCGCTCGGCCCGGGCCTGCCGATGCTGATGGTCGGTGACTACAACTATCCGGTTTTCAAAGAGAACCTCTCGCAGCGCATGCGCGAGGCTGGGTATGAACTCGCGATGAGTGATAGCCGTACCTACACGCGGTATCGCTTTTTCAAGGGTTACTACGACTTCGCAACGTCGGTGGGCTTTCAGATCGACGACATTAAGACGCTGCCGCAGGGCTCGAGCGATCACCTCCCGATTCAGATTGACGCTCGACTGCCGGAACGCGCGTCGCTTCCTGCCATCGTTTAG
- the truA gene encoding tRNA pseudouridine(38-40) synthase TruA, which translates to MRIRLDIAYDGTHFRGWATQPGLRTVQGTLQSALERIAGGTIRLVVAGRTDSGVHASGQVAHVDLDDDQVARIMQRRAAPGEDRIAQIARRIRGVIGAYSDVDVIATSRAPEGFDARFSAVWRRYEYRLADEVSGYHPLTRAFTTFHKARLDVDAMNEAASRLIGLHDFAAYCKPREEATTIRTLLEFDWRRDDAGVLVAHLKADAFCHSMVRALVGACAAVGEGRLQPDDVVTLRDAGARTSAFKVLAARGLTLAEVGYPADELLASRAEQTRARRELD; encoded by the coding sequence ATGCGGATCCGGCTCGATATTGCGTACGATGGCACCCACTTTCGCGGGTGGGCGACGCAACCGGGGCTCCGTACCGTGCAAGGAACTTTGCAGTCGGCGCTGGAGCGCATCGCGGGCGGAACCATCCGGCTCGTCGTCGCCGGACGCACCGACTCTGGCGTGCATGCGTCGGGACAGGTCGCCCATGTGGATCTTGATGACGATCAGGTCGCGCGCATCATGCAGCGTCGTGCGGCCCCGGGTGAGGACCGCATTGCACAGATTGCACGCCGTATTCGCGGCGTCATCGGCGCGTACAGCGATGTTGACGTGATCGCGACGTCACGCGCGCCCGAGGGTTTTGACGCGCGCTTTTCTGCGGTGTGGCGGCGCTATGAGTACCGACTTGCCGATGAGGTCTCCGGATACCACCCGCTAACCCGTGCGTTCACGACGTTTCACAAAGCGCGTCTCGATGTTGACGCGATGAACGAGGCGGCATCGCGGCTGATCGGGCTTCACGACTTCGCGGCCTACTGCAAACCGCGTGAGGAAGCCACCACGATTCGTACGTTGCTCGAGTTTGACTGGCGGCGTGATGACGCCGGCGTGCTGGTCGCGCATCTCAAAGCCGACGCCTTTTGCCACTCCATGGTGCGCGCCCTTGTCGGTGCGTGTGCCGCGGTAGGGGAGGGCAGGCTCCAGCCCGACGACGTCGTCACGCTGCGCGATGCTGGCGCACGCACGAGCGCCTTTAAAGTGCTCGCCGCCCGCGGGCTTACGCTGGCTGAAGTCGGGTACCCGGCCGACGAACTGCTCGCATCGCGTGCCGAGCAGACACGCGCTCGCCGAGAACTTGATTAG